The following is a genomic window from Acidobacteriota bacterium.
CGGTGGGCGTTTGCCGGACTTTCCAGCGCCGGCGGCTGTCGGTTGTGGCACGCGCTATGCGGGCAACCGACAGAATTTACACCATTTAAGGGCAACCGGCAACCGGCAACCGGCAACCGGCAACCGGCAACCGGCAACCGGCAACCGGCAACCGGCAACCGGCAGGCCGGGCACCGGGCACCGGGCACCGGGCACCGGGCACCGGGCACCGGGCACCGGGCACCGGGCACCGGGCACCGGGCACCGGGCGGCAAGATACCCACAACGAGGATCGGGATGTAGGCCTGCCCACCGCGGGCGGGCCACAGGTGGTAGGTCCGGCTCTCCGAGCCAGACCCCTACGCCGTGCGCTGGCGAACCAGCGCCATCACCTGGTCGACCACCGTGGCGATCGGGAGGCCGGTGGTGTCGATGTAGGTGGCGTCGGTGGCCTGGGTCAGGGGCGACACCGTGCGGGTGCGGTCGCTTGAATCGCGGTTCGACAGGGCCGTCGCGATAGCGGCGACGTCGCCGCCGTTGGCGGCGTGGGCGCTGTCTGCGGCGCGGCGGCGCGCGCGCTCCTCGGGTGTTGCGTCGAGGTACACCTTGACGTCGGCCTGCGGCAGGACGACGGTGCCGATGTCGCGCCCTTCCATCACGAGATCGCCGGCCGCCGCATACGCACGCTGGCGCTCGACGAGCGTCGCGCGCACACGCCCGAGGCGGGCCACGCGCGCGGCGGCGGCGTCGATCGCCGGCGTCCGGATCGCCCGCGTCACGTCGTGG
Proteins encoded in this region:
- a CDS encoding (d)CMP kinase encodes the protein MLIAIDGPSGAGKGTVARAVAQALGCRHVDTGAMYRAVAWLAVRRGLELDDEATVETLAREATLVAEQGVVTIDGHDVTRAIRTPAIDAAAARVARLGRVRATLVERQRAYAAAGDLVMEGRDIGTVVLPQADVKVYLDATPEERARRRAADSAHAANGGDVAAIATALSNRDSSDRTRTVSPLTQATDATYIDTTGLPIATVVDQVMALVRQRTA